The stretch of DNA GCAAAGTAGAGCAGCGGGAGCAGCAGCAGGGCCATCATCGCCAACGGAATCCAGATCGGACCGGGGATGAGGAGGAACAACGCCAGCACCGCGGCGACGGGCAGCATGAAACGGAGGACGTACCGCACCGAGGCGCCCGGCCCGACGAGGTCGTTGCGAACCCAGTCCTGCATCGAATCCGGCAGCGTCCGACCGAACAGATACCCGACATACTGACTGGGGCTGGGACGCTGCGAATCGGACATGGGGTTCAGGATAGTGCCGACGAACAGCCGCGACCGTGCACCCCGGTCCCGCTACTGCCGCTCCGCATTCGCGACGATGACGTCCCGGACGTATTGCGCCAGACCGGGGGCGACGTCGTCGTAGTGCCGGCGGAAGCGGTCGTCGGCGAGGTACATCTCGGCGAGGTTCACCTGCATCGCGTGATCGCAGTCGTAGAACCGTTCGATGCCGGCGCGGTGTTCCTCGGCCAGTGCGTTGGCCCGATCGGATCCGGGTTCGACACCATCGGCCATCGCCTGTGCGAGCGACGCCTCGAACGCGTCGCCCTCGGCCTTGATCCGCTTCCAGTCCTCCTTGCTCATCTTCGCGGACCGCTGCTGGGACTGCTTCCACGCGTCGGTGTCGCCCCAGCGCTCCTCGGCCTCGGCCGCATACTCCTCGCCCGGCCAGTTGTCGCCGAAGATTTCGTTCTGCTCTTCGGGGGTGAGTTGAATGCCCATGCTTTTCGCCTCCATCATCTTCTCCACGGCTGCAGCCATCTCGTGTAAGCGATCGATCCGTTCGCTCAGCAACGCGTGCTGTCGCCGTAGATGCGCAAGGGCATCGACGTCCGGGTCGTCGAGGAGGGCTGCGATCTCCTCGAGGGGGAAACCCAGTTCGCGGTACGTCAGTACGCGGTGCAGACGTTCGACGTCGGCGCCGGAGTAGCTGCGGTACCCACCGGGGGTGCGGTCGGACGGTGTCACCAGACCGATCTCGTCGTAGTGGTGCAGGGTGCGCACACTGACTCCGACCAGTCTGGCGACGACGCCGACCGTGTGTTTCTCGCTCACCTCTCTACCGTGCAGCCTGACGTCGCGTGAGGGTCAACTCAGGTGTAGAGGTTTTCGAGTTCGCCGGAGAAATTGGTCATCACGACCTTGCGCTTGAGTTTCATGCTCGGGGTGATCTCGCCGTTCTCGACGGTGAGTTCCCGTTCGAGGATGCGGAACTTC from Rhodococcus opacus B4 encodes:
- a CDS encoding DUF5313 family protein, which gives rise to MSDSQRPSPSQYVGYLFGRTLPDSMQDWVRNDLVGPGASVRYVLRFMLPVAAVLALFLLIPGPIWIPLAMMALLLLPLLYFAVALMNIYRRHRLLSHGLDPDLVGEKAQRRADRTREDYERRHGRTEEQ
- a CDS encoding MerR family transcriptional regulator; translation: MSEKHTVGVVARLVGVSVRTLHHYDEIGLVTPSDRTPGGYRSYSGADVERLHRVLTYRELGFPLEEIAALLDDPDVDALAHLRRQHALLSERIDRLHEMAAAVEKMMEAKSMGIQLTPEEQNEIFGDNWPGEEYAAEAEERWGDTDAWKQSQQRSAKMSKEDWKRIKAEGDAFEASLAQAMADGVEPGSDRANALAEEHRAGIERFYDCDHAMQVNLAEMYLADDRFRRHYDDVAPGLAQYVRDVIVANAERQ